The following coding sequences lie in one Haemorhous mexicanus isolate bHaeMex1 chromosome W, bHaeMex1.pri, whole genome shotgun sequence genomic window:
- the LOC132341464 gene encoding uncharacterized protein LOC132341464, with protein sequence MGQLEERPFLQPLNLRFGGKELDHQFLYMPNCPKSLFGRDLLSLLNMKILFEDGRVKVEVPEEEIAKLFVIKEVEPTPIPEEVEQAVVPWVWETGVPGKSKAAQPVIVELKEGAQPVNIKQYPIKLEAKKGVAPLIAQFLTQGILEECESEYNTPIFPVKKPNGKYRLVQDLRAINNIVKDIHPVVANPYTLLTSVSEKFKWFTVIDLKDAFFCIPLALQSRKYFAFEWESPDTGRKKQLTWTRIPQGFKNSPSIFGNQLAKELEGWQMTEVRDSPSSYVILQYVDDIFLATEEKELCLKLTIALLNMLGQAGYRVSKEKAQLVKESVIYLGCEIIQGQRRLGINRVEAICAIPLPRSHQELRSFLGMVGWCRLWIPNFGLLAKPLYEALKEPQLNWDRLRKNAFQNLKQALKEAPALGLPDLSKDFQLYVNERQKLALGVLTQRIGSWKRPVGYFSKQLDTVSAGWPSCLRVVAATVILIQEARKLTMGKKMEVFVPHMVLAVLEQKGGHWLSSSRMLQYQAILREQDDVELKITNHINPAEFLRSEQEEGELAHDCVEVIEQVYASRIDLKDTPLEDPDWELFTDGSSYVESGTRYAGYAVVTVHTVVEAKALPPGTSAQKAEIIGLTRALILSTGTKVNIWTDSKYAFGVIHIHGALWKERGLLSSQGTSIKYKEEILALLEAVHRPTKVAVMHVRGHRKEEGKIYRGNDLADVTARKVAREVWTQMALIPVKVSPVNPFLNQAPKYTTDDEKLATLLNAQKNTTGWYVTTTGQVVVPAKIMKVILETEHNKCHWGAEMLVKFLRREIVSNQMLTLAKRVNAMCPVCLKNNPIVRKQIQLGKLQVGPEPGDYWQVDFSELPKAQNFKYLLVYVCTFSGWPEAYPCRTNQAKEVVRTLLKEIIPRFGVPLGLSSDRGPHFIAGVVQTVARMLDISWDLHTPWRPQSSGQVERMNQTLKGQIKKICQEAKMQWPQALPLALLRIRIKPRERLGVSPYEILYGKPYHATVLKGDLHVQGDQVIFNYVMSLNRTLNSLRGALQWNRPLPLENPVHDIQPGDRVYVKNWFTDPLKETWDGPYQVILTTYTAVKVAGIDTWIHYTRVKKIPTQWEAQMVSPTRMIFRAKPHS encoded by the coding sequence ATGGGCCAGTTGGAAGAAAGGCCGTTCCTACAGCCATTAAATTTAAGATTTGGAGGAAAAGAGTTAGATCATCAATTTTTATATATGCCCAATTGCCCCAAGTCACTATTCGGAAGGGATTTGCTATCTCTTTTGAATATGAAAATTCTGTTTGAGGATGGAAGAGTTAAAGTAGAAGTCCCTGAGGAAGAAATAGCCAAATTATTTGTGATCAAGGAAGTAGAACCCACCCCTATCCCTGAGGAGGTGGAACAGGCTGTGGTACCATGGGTATGGGAGACAGGAGTCCCGGGGAAGTCCAAAGCTGCTCAACCAGTAATAGTGGAATTAAAAGAAGGGGCACAACCTGTAAATATAAAACAGTATCCTATTAAACTTGAAGCCAAAAAGGGGGTCGCTCCTCTCATAGCCCAATTTTTAACACAAGGAATACTGGaagaatgtgaatcagaatACAATACCCCTATTTTCCCCGTAAAGAAGCCTAACGGTAAGTATAGATTGGTACAGGATTTACGGGCAATTAATAACATTGTTAAGGATATTCACCCGGTGGTTGCAAATCCATATACTCTGTTAACATCTGtgtctgaaaaatttaaatggttCACTGTGATTGATTTGAAGGATGCATTCTTCTGCATTCCCTTGGCATTGCAAAGtaggaaatattttgccttCGAATGGGAAAGCCCAGACACCGGTCGTAAGAAGCAACTCACCTGGACGAGAATTCCCCAAGGATTTAAAAACAGTCCCTCGATATTTGGGAATCAGTTGGCAAAAGAATTGGAAGGATGGCAGATGACTGAGGTAAGAGACTCACCGTCCTCATACGTGATTTTGCAGTATGTCGATGATATTTTTCTAGCCACTGAAGAGAAAGAACTGTGTTTGAAACTTACAATAGCATTGTTGAAcatgctgggccaggctggatatCGGGtatcaaaggaaaaagcacagcTAGTAAAGGAAAGTGTGATTTACCTGGGTTGTGAAATCATTCAGGGTCAGAGACGGTTGGGAATCAACCGAGTGGAGGCCATTTGCGCCATCCCGCTCCCGAGGAGTCATCAAGAATTAAGATCTTTCCTGGGGATGGTAGGATGGTGTCGATTGTGGATTCCGAATTTCGGGTTATTAGCAAAACCATTGTATGAGGCCCTGAAGGAACCACAGCTGAACTGGGACAGGTTAAGGAAGAATGCCTTTCAGAATTTAAAGCAAGCCCTGAAGGAGGCCCCGGCTTTAGGGCTCCCGGATCTAAGCAAGGACTTTCAGTTGTACGtgaatgaaagacaaaaattggCTCTGGGAGTGTTAACTCAACGGATCGGGTCATGGAAACGCCCGGTGGGATACTTCTCGAAACAGCTGGACACAGTTAGTGCTGGTTGGCCGTCGTGCTTGCGGGTGGTTGCGGCCACGGTGATCCTCATTCAAGAAGCCAGAAAATTGACAATGGGCAAGAAAATGGAGGTATTTGTGCCCCATATGGTACTGGCTGTTTTGGAACAAAAGGGGGGTCACTGGTTATCATCTAGCCGAATGCTGCAGTACCAAGCCATATTGAGAGAGCAGGATGATGTAGAATTGAAAATAACTAATCATATCAATCCAGCAGAATTTCTCCGCAGTGAACAGGAGGAAGGGGAATTGGCGCATGATTGTGTGGAGGTTATCGAGCAGGTATACGCGAGTCGGATAGATCTTAAGGACACACCACTGGAAGATCCAGATTGGGAACTGTTTACGGACGGATCAAGCTATGTGGAAAGTGGTACCAGGTATGCAGGGTATGCCGTGGTGACTGTTCATACGGTGGTAGAGGCAAAAGCTTTACCTCCTGGCACCTCAGCTCAGAAGGCAGAGATAATTGGGCTTACACGAGCCCTTATTCTGAGTACTGGAACGAAGGTTAACATTTGGACTGATTCTAAATATGCCTTCGGGGTAATTCATATACATGGGGCATTGTGGAAGGAGAGGGGACTACTCAGTTCACAGGGAACTTCTATCAAATACAAAGAAGAAATCCTAGCCTTGCTGGAAGCAGTACACAGGCCGACAAAAGTTGCGGTAATGCACGTAAGAGGACATcggaaggaggaaggaaaaatttatCGTGGAAATGATTTGGCAGATGTGACAGCTCGAAAGGTGGCACGAGAGGTATGGACTCAGATGGCATTAATACCTGTCAAGGTAAGCCCAGTGAATCCCTTCCTAAACCAGGCACCCAAATACACAACAGACGATGAGAAGCTGGCAACGTTATTGAATGCACAAAAGAACACGACTGGATGGTATGTGACAACAACGGGACAAGTAGTGGTAccagcaaaaataatgaaagtcaTCCTTGAAACAGAACATAACAAATGCCATTGGGGTGCGGAGATGCTCGTAAAATTCTTACGGAGAGAGATAGTTTCGAACCAGATGTTAACACTTGCAAAACGGGTGAATGCAATGTGCCCAGTCTGTTTGAAAAACAATCCGATTGTCAGGAAACAAATTCAACTGGGGAAACTACAGGTAGGACCGGAACCAGGAGattattggcaggtagatttttCCGAGTTACCAAAAGCACAGAATTTCAAATACTTATTAGTGTATGTCTGTACCTTTTCAGGATGGCCAGAAGCCTACCCCTGTAGGACAAATCAGGCTAAAGAAGTGGTCAGGACATTGCTCAAGGAGATAATTCCCAGGTTTGGAGTACCTCTAGGGTTATCGTCAGATAGAGGTCCACATTTTATAGCTGGAGTCGTTCAAACAGTAGCCAGGATGCTGGACATATCATGGGACTTGCACACACCTTGGCGACCTCAATCAAGTGGTCAGGTTGAAAGAATGAATCAAACATTGAAAGggcaaattaagaaaatttgtCAGGAAGCTAAAATGCAATGGCCGCAAGCATTACCGTTAGCTCTATTGCGAATTAGGATAAAGCCCAGAGAGAGGTTGGGAGTAAGTCCTTATGAGATTCTATATGGGAAACCTTATCATGCTACTGTACTGAAGGGAGATTTGCATGTACAAGGGGATCAAGTGATATTTAACTATGTAATGTCACTAAACAGAACTCTCAACAGCCTACGGGGAGCCCTGCAGTGGAACCGACCTCTACCACTGGAGAACCCCGTCCATGACATCCAGCCTGGTGACCGAGTGTATGTGAAAAACTGGTTTACTGATCCACTGAAAGAAACATGGGACGGTCCTTACCAGGTGATCCTGACGACATACACAGCAGTAAAGGTGGCGGGAATCGACACCTGGATCCACTACACTCGAGTCAAGAAAATTCCAACACAATGGGAGGCTCAGATGGTCTCCCCGACGCGAATGATATTTCGCGCAAAGCCGCATTCTTAA